A single region of the Leptodactylus fuscus isolate aLepFus1 chromosome 5, aLepFus1.hap2, whole genome shotgun sequence genome encodes:
- the LOC142202472 gene encoding olfactory receptor 5G9-like, with amino-acid sequence MMCEENQTQVTQIRLLGFRGLHKYKPLLFIVFLLTYIFILAGNLLIILLVTTIDHLKTPMFYFLKHLSTADVLLTTTIVPVMLGIIFLDEGILLFWGCIMQLFLFGIFGFIQCLLIAVMSYDRYLAICHPLRYSSLMSPDLCLLLVVGSWFIVIVLTLSEFFVVIQFNFCGLNSIDHFFCDLGPVIELTTSDISIFLWQDFVLCILIIFCPFAFIIVTYCCIFFAILKISLAYGKRKVFSTCSSHLTTVCIYYGTLITVYIGRSDESTSYIDKYRSLLYIVVTPLLNPIIYSLSNNEMKRAMQKMMSRVYQKD; translated from the coding sequence ATGATGTGTGAGGAGAACCAGACACAAGTCACTCAGATACGTCTTCTTGGATTCCGAGGTCTACACAAATACAAACCTCTTCTATTCATTGTGTTCCTCTTGACTTACATATTTATACTGGCCGGAAACCTTCTCATCATCCTATTAGTGACCACTATTGACCACCTGAAGACCCCAATGTTCTACTTTCTGAAACATTTATCCACAGCCGATGTCTTACTCACCACCACCATTGTCCCCGTGATGTTGGGCATAATATTTCTTGATGAGGGTATCTTACTCTTTTGGGGTTGTATAATGCAACTGTTTTTGTTCGGCATATTTGGTTTCATTCAATGTTTGCTCATTGCCGTCATGTCTTATGATCGATATTTGGCCATTTGCCATCCATTACGTTATTCTTCACTGATGAGTCCAGATCTTTGCCTTCTGCTTGTTGTCGGTTCGTGGTTTATTGTCATTGTGTTAACATTAAGTGAGTTTTTTGTTGTCATccagtttaacttctgtggcttGAATTCCattgaccacttcttctgtgacCTTGGACCAGTTATAGAATTGACCACGTCAGACATTTCTATTTTCTTATGGCAAGACTTTGTTCTCTGCATCTTGATCATTTTTTGCCCGTTTGCTTTTATCATTGTGACCTACTGTTGTATTTTCTTCGCCATCCTTAAAATTTCTTTGGCTTATGGTAAAAGAAAAGTCTTCTCCACTTGTAGCTCCCACCTGACCACAGTCTGCATATATTATGGAACCCTGATCACAGTATACATAGGTCGATCTGATGAGAGCACATCTTATATTGATAAATACAGATCCCTGTTGTACATAGTAGTGACCCCATTGTTGAATCCCATTATCTACAGCCTGAGCAACAACGAGATGAAGAGAGCTATGCAGAAAATGATGAGTCGGGTCTATCAAAAGGATTGA
- the LOC142202466 gene encoding olfactory receptor 1f45-like produces MMCEENQTQVTQIRLLGFQGLHKYKPLLFIVFLLTYIFILAGNLLIILLVTTIDHLKTPMFYFLKHLSTADVLLTTSIVPVMLGIIFVEEGILLFWGCKMQLFLFSIFGFVQCFLLAIMSYDRYLAICHPLRYSSLMSPDLCLLLVVGSWFIVIVLTLSDFFVVIQFNFCGLNSIDHFFCDLGPVMELTTSDISIFLWQDFLLCILVIFCPFAFIIVTYCCIFFAILKISSAYGKRKAFSTCSSHLTTVCVYYGSLITVYIGRSGESTSYIDKYRSLLYIVVTPLLNPIIYSLRNNEMKRAMQKMMSRVYQKD; encoded by the coding sequence ATGATGTGCGAGGAGAATCAGACACAAGTCACTCAGATACGTCTTCTTGGATTCCAAGGTCTACACAAATACAAACCTCTTCTATTCATCGTGTTCCTCTTGACTTACATATTTATACTGGCCGGAAACCTTCTCATCATCCTATTAGTGACCACTATTGACCACCTGAAGACCCCAATGTTCTACTTTCTGAAACATTTATCCACAGCCGATGTCTTACTCACCACCAGCATTGTCCCCGTGATGTTGGGCATAATATTTGTTGAGGAGGGTATCTTACTCTTTTGGGGTTGTAAAATGCAACTGTTTTTGTTCAGCATATTTGGATTCGTACAATGTTTCCTCCTTGCCATCATGTCCTATGATCGATATTTGGCCATTTGCCATCCATTACGTTACTCTTCACTGATGAGTCCAGATCTTTGCCTTCTGCTTGTTGTCGGTTCGTGGTTTATTGTCATTGTGTTAACACTGAGTGACTTTTTTGTTGTCATccagtttaacttctgtggcttGAATTCCattgaccacttcttctgtgacCTTGGACCAGTCATGGAATTGACCACGTCAGACATTTCTATTTTCTTATGGCAAGACTTTCTTCTTTGCATCTTGGTCATTTTTTGCCCGTTTGCTTTTATCATTGTGACCTACTGTTGTATTTTCTTTGCCATCCTTAAAATTTCTTCGGCTTATGGTAAAAGAAAAGCCTTCTCCACTTGTAGCTCTCACCTGACCACTGTCTGCGTATATTATGGATCCCTGATAACAGTATACATAGGTCGATCTGGTGAGAGCACATCTTATATCGATAAATACAGATCCCTGTTGTACATAGTAGTGACGCCATTGTTGAATCCCATTATCTACAGCCTGAGGAACAACGAGATGAAGAGAGCTATGCAGAAAATGATGAGTCGGGTCTATCAAAAGGATTGA